The following proteins come from a genomic window of Kitasatospora sp. NBC_01246:
- a CDS encoding SRPBCC family protein, with protein sequence MDLNHYRFRDVWRLAAPPAAVYAALEDVPGYPLWWPEIRAVRRFGPDDGEAVVRALLPYRLVIGLTVVRRDPVAGVLEVAMRGDLVGWSRWTVGADGTGARALFEEDARPGHPLLRRLAVPLHPVFRANHAVMMRRGRRGLAAHLARRDPGDRPGGTPADRPA encoded by the coding sequence GTGGACCTCAACCACTACCGGTTCCGCGACGTGTGGCGGCTGGCCGCGCCGCCGGCCGCGGTGTACGCCGCGCTGGAGGACGTCCCGGGCTACCCGCTCTGGTGGCCCGAGATCCGCGCGGTGCGGCGGTTCGGCCCGGACGACGGCGAGGCGGTGGTGCGGGCGCTGCTGCCGTACCGGCTGGTGATCGGGCTGACCGTGGTGCGGCGCGACCCGGTGGCCGGCGTCCTGGAGGTCGCGATGCGGGGCGACCTGGTCGGCTGGTCCCGCTGGACGGTCGGGGCGGACGGCACCGGCGCCCGCGCCCTGTTCGAGGAGGACGCCCGGCCCGGGCACCCGCTGCTCCGGCGCCTCGCCGTGCCGCTGCACCCGGTGTTCCGCGCCAACCACGCCGTCATGATGCGCCGCGGCCGCCGAGGCCTGGCCGCCCACCTGGCCCGCCGGGACCCGGGCGACCGGCCGGGCGGCACACCGGCCGACCGCCCGGCGTGA
- a CDS encoding MalY/PatB family protein yields MTTPSDDPGHAPGHAPDRLFGRAFDRTGTGSSKWARTAGAAGVIAMGLADMDLPGPPAVAAALGRRARHPAYGYTVCDPAGRELVARWYRDRHGVEIDPAWVLLLPFGPRTAVRLLLEAVRPTGPVLFPAPEWGGFAQVCRAAGVAHRELPLARDAAGYRLPLEAFAGHRAGAVLLSSPHNPSGRVWTAEEVRALAEAAARGGGVLLSDEVHGDLTHPGHRHPVAVAVAGPYRDRTVTLNSVGKTFNTSGIPSCFALVPDAALRERLTGVMAGYGLWEGGLLEQVVQEAALRDGGPWLDALLDHLAAARDRLTGALGEAVRSAPEASYLLWLDAAALGLPPVGARAALLERCGLEASDGGDFGPGGEGSLRLNYALPEPALAAAVGRLERLRNPGITRLHRL; encoded by the coding sequence ATGACGACCCCGTCGGACGACCCCGGCCACGCCCCCGGCCACGCCCCCGACCGGCTCTTCGGGCGGGCCTTCGACCGGACCGGTACCGGGAGCAGCAAGTGGGCCCGGACGGCCGGCGCGGCCGGCGTGATCGCGATGGGGCTGGCCGACATGGACCTGCCCGGCCCGCCGGCCGTCGCGGCGGCGCTGGGCCGGCGCGCGCGGCACCCGGCGTACGGGTACACGGTGTGCGACCCGGCCGGCCGGGAACTGGTGGCCCGCTGGTACCGGGACCGGCACGGGGTGGAGATCGACCCGGCGTGGGTACTGCTGCTGCCGTTCGGACCGCGCACCGCCGTCCGGCTGCTGCTGGAGGCGGTGCGACCGACCGGGCCGGTGCTGTTCCCGGCGCCGGAGTGGGGCGGCTTCGCCCAGGTCTGCCGGGCCGCCGGAGTGGCCCATCGGGAGCTGCCGCTGGCCCGGGACGCCGCCGGCTACCGGCTGCCGCTGGAGGCCTTCGCCGGGCACCGGGCCGGGGCGGTGCTGCTGAGCAGCCCGCACAACCCGTCCGGCCGGGTCTGGACCGCCGAGGAGGTCCGCGCCCTGGCCGAGGCGGCGGCCCGGGGCGGCGGGGTGCTGCTCTCGGACGAGGTGCACGGCGACCTCACCCACCCGGGCCACCGCCACCCGGTGGCCGTCGCGGTCGCGGGCCCCTACCGGGATCGGACCGTCACCCTCAACTCGGTCGGCAAGACGTTCAACACCTCCGGCATCCCCAGCTGCTTCGCGCTCGTGCCGGACGCGGCGCTGCGCGAGCGGCTCACCGGGGTGATGGCCGGGTACGGCCTGTGGGAGGGCGGGCTGCTGGAGCAGGTGGTGCAGGAGGCGGCGCTGCGCGACGGCGGCCCGTGGCTGGACGCGCTGCTGGACCACCTGGCCGCCGCCCGGGACCGGCTGACCGGCGCGCTCGGAGAGGCCGTCCGCTCCGCGCCGGAGGCCTCCTACCTGCTCTGGCTGGACGCCGCCGCGCTCGGCCTGCCGCCCGTTGGCGCCCGGGCGGCGCTGCTGGAGCGGTGCGGCCTGGAGGCCTCCGACGGCGGCGACTTCGGCCCCGGCGGCGAGGGCTCGCTGCGGCTGAACTACGCCCTGCCGGAGCCCGCGCTGGCGGCTGCCGTGGGTCGGCTGGAACGGCTCCGAAATCCCGGCATCACCCGATTGCACCGCCTCTGA
- the egtB gene encoding ergothioneine biosynthesis protein EgtB, producing MIDDARPTGSRTAGATGPGSPPAASPAPPAGPSPEGLPPAALREAIATELLAARTRTAALTDCVEDHDLTAQHSPLMSPLVWDLAHIGNQEELWLLRNIGGREPMRPEIDPLYDAFEHPRAERPSLPLLPPAEARAYAHEVRGRVFDLLEASPLEGAPLLDAGFAFGMIAQHEQQHDETMLVTHQLRRGEPALAAPPPPPAPADAAALPADVLVPAGPFTMGTDTEPWALDNERPAHRIDLPAFRLDTTPVTNGAYLRFIADGGYDDPRWWTAEGWEHRQRAGLTAPLFWHREGAQWLRRRFGTVEPVPEDEPVLHVSWYEADAYARWAGRRLPTEAEWEKAARHDPATDRSRRYPWGDGPPAPEHANLGQRHLRPAPAGSYPAGESPYGVRQLMGDVWEWTASDLHPYPGFRAWPYREYSEVFFGPEYKVLRGGCFAVAPVACRGTFRNWDYPVRRQIFAGFRTAADVAAG from the coding sequence ATGATCGACGACGCCCGCCCGACCGGCTCCCGCACCGCCGGGGCGACCGGCCCCGGGTCTCCGCCCGCGGCCTCCCCCGCCCCGCCCGCCGGCCCGTCCCCCGAGGGCCTGCCCCCGGCGGCCCTGCGCGAGGCGATCGCCACCGAGCTGCTGGCCGCCCGGACCCGCACCGCCGCGCTGACCGACTGCGTCGAGGACCACGACCTCACCGCCCAGCACTCCCCGCTGATGTCCCCGCTGGTCTGGGACCTCGCGCACATCGGCAACCAGGAGGAGCTCTGGCTGCTGCGCAACATCGGCGGCCGGGAGCCGATGCGCCCCGAGATCGACCCGCTCTACGACGCCTTCGAGCACCCGCGCGCCGAACGCCCCAGCCTGCCGCTGCTGCCGCCGGCCGAGGCGCGCGCCTACGCGCACGAAGTCCGCGGCCGGGTGTTCGACCTGCTGGAGGCCAGCCCGCTGGAGGGCGCTCCGCTGCTCGACGCCGGCTTCGCCTTCGGCATGATCGCCCAGCACGAGCAGCAGCACGACGAGACCATGCTCGTCACCCACCAGCTGCGCCGCGGCGAGCCCGCGCTGGCCGCTCCCCCGCCGCCGCCCGCACCGGCGGACGCGGCGGCGCTGCCCGCCGACGTGCTCGTCCCCGCGGGCCCGTTCACCATGGGGACGGACACCGAGCCGTGGGCGCTGGACAACGAGCGCCCGGCGCACCGGATCGACCTGCCGGCCTTCCGGCTGGACACCACGCCGGTCACCAACGGCGCCTATCTGCGGTTCATCGCCGACGGCGGCTACGACGACCCGCGCTGGTGGACGGCCGAGGGCTGGGAGCACCGGCAGCGGGCCGGGCTGACCGCCCCGCTGTTCTGGCACCGCGAGGGCGCCCAGTGGCTGCGCCGCCGTTTCGGCACGGTCGAGCCCGTCCCCGAGGACGAGCCGGTGCTGCACGTCAGCTGGTACGAGGCGGACGCCTACGCCCGCTGGGCGGGGCGGCGGCTGCCGACCGAGGCGGAGTGGGAGAAGGCCGCCCGGCACGACCCGGCCACCGACCGCTCCCGCCGCTACCCGTGGGGCGACGGCCCGCCCGCCCCGGAGCACGCCAACCTCGGCCAGCGCCATCTGCGCCCGGCCCCGGCCGGCAGCTACCCGGCCGGCGAGTCCCCCTACGGCGTACGGCAGTTGATGGGCGACGTGTGGGAGTGGACGGCCAGTGACCTCCACCCCTACCCCGGCTTCCGGGCCTGGCCCTACCGGGAGTACTCGGAGGTCTTCTTCGGGCCCGAGTACAAGGTGCTGCGCGGCGGCTGCTTCGCGGTCGCGCCGGTGGCCTGCCGCGGCACGTTCCGCAACTGGGACTACCCGGTCCGGCGGCAGATCTTCGCCGGGTTCCGCACCGCGGCCGACGTGGCGGCCGGCTGA
- the egtD gene encoding L-histidine N(alpha)-methyltransferase encodes MSIFDLTRLLPADHFSTALRHDVREGLTADPKWLPPKWFYDARGSELFEEITRLPEYYPTRAERAILTDRAGEIAAATRARTLVELGSGSSEKTRLLLNALRDLGTLDSYVPVDVSESALTGAGEALALDFPGLSVHAVLADFTARLGLPPEGGPRLVAFLGGTLGNLLPAERAVFLRRLRAALDPGDFLLLGTDLVKDPQVLVAAYDDAAGVTAEFNRNVLNVLNRELSADFDPTAFEHVALWDREREWIEMRLRSLQEQTVKIPALDLPIHFEKGEELRTEVSAKFRRERVAEELAAAGLRLSHWWTDEEGRFGLSLASPVAEQV; translated from the coding sequence ATGAGCATCTTTGATCTCACCCGACTGCTGCCCGCCGACCACTTCAGCACCGCGCTGCGGCACGACGTGCGCGAGGGGCTGACCGCCGATCCCAAATGGCTGCCGCCGAAGTGGTTCTACGACGCCCGGGGCAGCGAGCTGTTCGAGGAGATCACCAGGCTGCCCGAGTACTACCCGACCCGCGCCGAACGGGCCATCCTCACCGACCGGGCCGGCGAGATCGCCGCCGCCACCCGGGCCCGCACGCTGGTGGAGCTGGGCTCGGGCTCCTCGGAGAAGACCAGGCTGCTGCTGAACGCGCTGCGCGACCTCGGCACGCTGGACAGCTACGTCCCGGTGGACGTCAGCGAGAGCGCCCTGACCGGTGCGGGCGAGGCGCTGGCCCTGGACTTCCCCGGCCTGTCCGTGCACGCGGTGCTCGCCGACTTCACCGCCCGGCTCGGCCTGCCGCCGGAGGGCGGGCCGCGCCTGGTCGCCTTCCTCGGCGGCACCCTCGGCAACCTGCTCCCCGCCGAGCGGGCGGTCTTCCTGCGCCGGCTGCGGGCCGCGCTCGACCCCGGTGACTTCCTGCTGCTCGGCACCGACCTGGTCAAGGACCCGCAGGTGCTGGTGGCCGCCTACGACGACGCGGCGGGGGTGACGGCGGAGTTCAACCGGAACGTGCTCAACGTGCTGAACCGGGAGCTGTCCGCCGACTTCGACCCGACCGCGTTCGAGCACGTGGCGCTCTGGGACCGGGAGCGGGAGTGGATCGAGATGCGGCTGCGCTCGCTGCAGGAGCAGACCGTGAAGATCCCCGCGCTGGACCTGCCGATCCACTTCGAGAAGGGCGAGGAGCTGCGCACCGAGGTGTCGGCCAAGTTCCGCCGGGAGCGGGTGGCCGAGGAGCTGGCGGCGGCCGGCCTGCGGCTGAGCCACTGGTGGACGGACGAGGAGGGCCGGTTCGGGCTGTCCCTGGCCTCGCCGGTGGCCGAACAGGTTTGA
- a CDS encoding antibiotic biosynthesis monooxygenase produces the protein MGLVGLRGRAGRAAPAADRGGPDDEVTLFVARRVEPGHEEAFERWAKGILAAAAGHEGNLGTGLLRPAGPDDPWHLLLHFRDGGAFRSWQASPARAACFAAADGHHHEVHRHEILGMEGWFATTRSAAKGRPPVRWRMAVASTVAIAPLTVTSGLLLTPHLTGLPVAVRALVTAPLISALMTYAALPVVTRLLRGWLFGRTDRV, from the coding sequence ATGGGACTGGTGGGACTGCGAGGACGGGCGGGCCGGGCGGCGCCCGCGGCGGACCGGGGCGGGCCGGACGACGAGGTCACGCTGTTCGTGGCCCGGCGGGTCGAGCCCGGTCACGAGGAGGCGTTCGAGCGGTGGGCGAAGGGGATCCTCGCCGCGGCCGCCGGGCACGAGGGCAACCTCGGCACCGGACTGCTGCGCCCGGCCGGGCCGGACGACCCCTGGCACCTGCTGCTGCACTTCCGTGACGGCGGGGCGTTCCGTTCCTGGCAGGCCTCGCCGGCCCGGGCGGCCTGCTTCGCCGCGGCGGACGGGCACCACCACGAGGTGCACCGGCACGAGATCCTCGGGATGGAGGGCTGGTTCGCCACCACCCGGTCGGCGGCGAAGGGCCGCCCGCCGGTGCGCTGGCGGATGGCGGTCGCCTCCACGGTGGCGATCGCGCCGCTCACCGTCACCTCCGGGCTGCTGCTCACCCCGCACCTGACCGGCCTGCCGGTGGCGGTCCGCGCCCTGGTCACCGCACCGCTGATCAGCGCGCTGATGACGTACGCGGCCCTGCCGGTGGTCACCCGGCTGCTGCGCGGCTGGCTGTTCGGTCGCACCGACCGGGTCTAG
- the egtA gene encoding ergothioneine biosynthesis glutamate--cysteine ligase EgtA translates to MAGVCFKIGPPRLVGVEVEWFVHDDRCPTGPVLPERLHAALESLPLGGADGTVLPSGARLTLEPGGQVELSSPPADGIVACVDDTRRDLATLRAAFAAQGLRLTGTGTDPLARPRTMVLDHPRYLAMERFFDSAGPWGRIMMTGTASVQVCLDAGAADGPHALDRRWRLTHQLGPVLVAAFANSPLLDGKPTGHRSTRQIVWSRMDPTRTLAPAPDHGDPREAWTRYVLDAEVLCIRRPEGLPWTAPAGLTFLDWLRGGGERPPTLADLDYHRTTLFPPVRPHGHLELRMIDAQPGDGWIVPAALVTALLDDPKAADAALAALEPLESATGPLPPRSDAWRRAATLAVADPALRRATLACFAAADAALGRLPGAERLRTAVAEFAERYPARGRCPADDQLDALRSGTRRTPPEEAAP, encoded by the coding sequence ATGGCCGGCGTCTGCTTCAAGATCGGGCCGCCCCGGCTGGTCGGCGTGGAGGTCGAGTGGTTCGTCCACGACGACCGATGTCCGACCGGCCCCGTGCTACCGGAGCGGCTGCACGCCGCACTGGAGTCACTGCCACTGGGCGGCGCCGACGGGACGGTCCTGCCGTCCGGTGCCCGCCTCACCCTCGAACCCGGTGGACAGGTCGAGCTCAGCTCCCCGCCCGCCGACGGCATCGTCGCCTGCGTCGACGACACCCGCCGTGATCTCGCCACCCTGCGGGCCGCCTTCGCGGCCCAGGGTCTGCGGCTCACCGGCACCGGTACCGACCCCCTGGCCCGTCCCCGCACGATGGTGCTGGACCACCCCCGCTATCTCGCGATGGAACGGTTCTTCGACTCCGCCGGACCCTGGGGCCGGATCATGATGACCGGCACCGCCTCCGTGCAGGTCTGCCTGGACGCGGGGGCCGCCGACGGCCCGCACGCGCTCGACCGGCGCTGGCGCCTGACCCACCAGCTCGGTCCGGTCCTGGTCGCCGCCTTCGCCAACTCCCCCCTGCTGGACGGGAAGCCCACCGGGCACCGGTCCACCCGGCAGATCGTCTGGTCCCGGATGGATCCCACCCGCACGCTCGCCCCGGCGCCCGACCACGGCGATCCGCGCGAGGCCTGGACCAGGTACGTGCTGGACGCCGAGGTGCTCTGCATCCGCCGCCCCGAGGGCCTGCCGTGGACGGCGCCGGCCGGCCTGACCTTCCTCGACTGGCTGCGCGGCGGCGGCGAACGCCCGCCGACCCTCGCCGACCTGGACTACCACCGCACCACGCTGTTCCCGCCGGTCCGCCCGCACGGCCACCTGGAGCTGCGGATGATCGACGCCCAGCCGGGCGACGGCTGGATCGTCCCCGCGGCCCTGGTGACCGCGCTGCTGGACGACCCGAAGGCCGCCGACGCGGCGCTGGCCGCGCTGGAGCCGCTGGAGAGCGCCACCGGGCCGCTCCCGCCGCGCAGCGACGCGTGGCGCCGGGCCGCCACCCTGGCGGTCGCCGATCCCGCGCTGCGCCGCGCCACCCTCGCCTGCTTCGCCGCCGCCGACGCCGCGCTGGGCCGCCTGCCCGGCGCGGAGCGACTGCGCACCGCCGTCGCAGAGTTCGCCGAGCGCTACCCCGCGCGCGGCCGCTGCCCGGCCGACGACCAGCTGGACGCCCTGCGCTCCGGCACCCGACGCACTCCCCCGGAGGAGGCCGCACCATGA
- the egtC gene encoding ergothioneine biosynthesis protein EgtC, whose product MCRHLAYLGAPVTPGELLVEPPFGLYRQSWAPRAQQYGTVNADGFGLGWYADGDPTPARYRRAGPIWADASFADLARVIRTRALVAAVRSATEGCAAGEDAAAPFAAGPWLFSHNGAVAGWPDKLDAPAGRLSPAELLELPARTDSALLWGLALHRLRAGAGLGEALAGAVADVTAHTTGRLNLLLTDGRAIAATAWGDTLHHRSLPGAGVLVASEPYDDHPDWTVVPDRSLLLAGPDGVVVRPL is encoded by the coding sequence ATGTGCCGCCACCTCGCCTACCTCGGCGCACCGGTGACGCCCGGGGAGCTGCTGGTGGAGCCGCCGTTCGGGCTCTACCGGCAGTCCTGGGCCCCCCGGGCGCAGCAGTACGGCACGGTCAACGCCGACGGCTTCGGCCTCGGCTGGTACGCGGACGGCGACCCGACCCCGGCCCGCTACCGGCGGGCGGGGCCGATCTGGGCGGACGCCTCCTTCGCCGACCTCGCCCGGGTGATCCGCACCCGGGCGCTGGTGGCGGCCGTCCGCTCGGCCACCGAGGGCTGCGCGGCGGGCGAGGACGCGGCCGCGCCGTTCGCCGCCGGGCCCTGGCTGTTCAGCCACAACGGCGCGGTGGCCGGCTGGCCGGACAAGCTGGACGCGCCGGCCGGGCGGCTCTCCCCGGCCGAGCTGCTGGAGCTGCCGGCCCGGACGGACTCGGCGCTGCTCTGGGGCCTCGCGCTGCACCGGCTGCGCGCGGGCGCGGGCCTCGGCGAGGCCCTGGCCGGCGCCGTCGCGGACGTGACCGCGCACACCACCGGCCGGCTCAACCTGCTGCTGACCGACGGCCGGGCGATCGCCGCCACTGCCTGGGGCGACACGCTGCACCACCGGAGCCTGCCGGGTGCGGGCGTCCTGGTGGCCTCCGAGCCCTACGACGACCACCCGGACTGGACCGTCGTCCCGGACCGCTCGCTGCTGCTGGCCGGCCCGGACGGCGTCGTGGTCCGCCCGCTCTGA
- a CDS encoding nitric oxide synthase oxygenase, giving the protein MSLIFNRLRTRSTRPSRRPAPAPTPAAVPAPSGGCPFAHAHPAADSPHGPEPLPTTVHGTGVRYLVDPGRAEAGRTTPGRPTVADRPTGTDPFAGLRTDPLAEPFGEAFTGPVAEPFSEPFTDPDAAADFVRQFHREQPGTGDPTGRVLAVLDEIDRTGTYQHTPAELAYGARLAWRNAARCIGRLYWRSLVVRDLRHLASADDIATECFEHLRVASNGGRIRPVISVFAPDRPGRPAARILNQQLVRYAGRPTGHGFVGDPAGARLAARARDLGWKCGEERFEVLPLLVQERPGARPEWYELPDDTTPEVELSHPDHPWFAELGLRWYTVPAISDMTLEIGGVRYPTAPFNGWYMGTEIGARNLADADRYDMLATVADRLGLDTSSDRTLWRDRALVELNVAVLHSFQEAGVTIADHHTESERFLKHIAQEKRLGRPTPADWSWIVPPVSGGLTPVYHRYYDPVDPSLRPAFVARQPW; this is encoded by the coding sequence GTGTCCTTGATCTTCAACCGGCTTCGCACCCGCAGCACCCGCCCGTCCCGTCGCCCCGCACCGGCTCCGACGCCGGCCGCGGTGCCGGCCCCGAGTGGCGGCTGCCCGTTCGCCCACGCCCACCCGGCCGCCGACTCGCCGCACGGGCCCGAACCCCTGCCCACCACCGTGCACGGCACCGGCGTCCGGTACCTCGTCGACCCGGGGCGCGCCGAGGCCGGGCGGACCACCCCGGGGCGGCCCACCGTGGCCGACCGCCCCACCGGCACCGATCCGTTCGCCGGTCTCCGCACCGATCCGCTCGCAGAGCCGTTCGGCGAGGCGTTCACCGGACCCGTGGCCGAGCCGTTCAGCGAGCCCTTCACCGACCCCGACGCGGCCGCCGACTTCGTCCGCCAGTTCCACCGCGAGCAGCCCGGCACCGGCGACCCGACCGGGCGGGTGCTGGCGGTCCTGGACGAGATCGACCGCACCGGCACCTACCAGCACACCCCTGCCGAACTCGCCTACGGCGCCCGGCTCGCCTGGCGCAACGCGGCCCGCTGCATCGGCCGGCTGTACTGGCGCAGCCTGGTGGTGCGCGACCTGCGGCACCTGGCCTCGGCCGACGACATCGCCACCGAGTGCTTCGAGCACCTGCGGGTGGCCTCCAACGGCGGCCGGATCCGCCCGGTGATCTCGGTGTTCGCCCCCGACCGGCCCGGCCGCCCGGCCGCCCGCATCCTCAACCAGCAGCTGGTCCGCTACGCCGGCCGGCCCACCGGGCACGGCTTCGTCGGGGACCCGGCGGGCGCGCGGCTGGCGGCCCGCGCCCGGGACCTCGGCTGGAAGTGCGGCGAGGAGCGCTTCGAGGTCCTGCCGCTACTGGTGCAGGAGCGGCCCGGCGCCCGCCCCGAGTGGTACGAACTGCCGGACGACACCACCCCCGAGGTCGAGCTCAGCCACCCCGACCACCCGTGGTTCGCCGAGCTAGGCCTGCGCTGGTACACGGTGCCCGCGATCAGCGACATGACGCTGGAGATCGGCGGCGTGCGCTACCCCACCGCCCCGTTCAACGGCTGGTACATGGGCACCGAGATCGGCGCCCGCAACCTCGCCGACGCCGACCGGTACGACATGCTGGCGACCGTCGCCGACCGGCTCGGCCTGGACACCTCCAGCGACCGCACGCTCTGGCGCGACCGCGCGCTGGTGGAGCTCAACGTCGCGGTGCTGCACTCGTTCCAGGAGGCCGGGGTGACGATCGCCGACCACCACACCGAGTCGGAGCGGTTCCTGAAGCACATCGCCCAGGAGAAGCGGCTCGGGCGGCCCACCCCCGCCGACTGGAGCTGGATCGTGCCGCCGGTCTCCGGCGGGCTGACCCCGGTCTACCACCGCTACTACGACCCGGTGGACCCGTCGCTGCGCCCCGCCTTCGTGGCGCGCCAGCCCTGGTGA
- a CDS encoding sugar porter family MFS transporter, translated as MSVTQQPSEPVAAEVRSSDRLGFVVFITAAAALGGFLFGYDSSVINGAVSGIQEKFGVGDGVTGLIVSSALLGSAVGAALAGRFADRYGRIKVMKAGALLFAVSAVGSMLPFAAWDLAGWRVLGGAAIGIASVIAPTYIAEVAPTRYRGRLASFQQAAIVLGIAISQLVNWVLADAAGGDTRGRLLGLEAWQWMLGICVVPAAVYFVLASMIPESPRYLISAGRLDEARTVLTEVEGEGSDTDARIAEIQGLIASDHRPRFGDLLGGRFGLLPIVWVGIGLSVFQQLVGINVIFYYSSILWQSVGIDQSNSLLISFIGSVINILGTVVAILLVDRIGRKPLALIGSAGMAVALAACGWAFSSATGTGDDVALPDLQGTVALISANAFVLFFAMSWGVVVWVMLGEMFPNRIRAAALSVAASAQWIANWAITVSFPSLSRWNLSATYLVYAGFAALSLVFVAKYMKETKGVRLEDMG; from the coding sequence GTGAGCGTCACCCAGCAGCCCTCGGAGCCCGTGGCGGCGGAGGTTCGATCCTCCGACCGCCTCGGCTTCGTCGTGTTCATCACCGCCGCCGCGGCCCTCGGCGGGTTCCTGTTCGGCTACGACAGCTCCGTGATCAACGGCGCCGTCTCCGGCATCCAGGAGAAGTTCGGCGTCGGGGACGGCGTCACCGGTCTGATCGTCTCGTCCGCGCTGCTGGGCTCGGCGGTGGGCGCCGCGCTGGCCGGCCGCTTCGCCGACCGGTACGGCCGGATCAAGGTGATGAAGGCGGGCGCGCTGCTCTTCGCGGTGAGCGCGGTCGGCTCGATGCTGCCGTTCGCCGCCTGGGACCTCGCCGGCTGGCGGGTCCTCGGCGGCGCGGCCATCGGCATCGCCTCGGTGATCGCCCCGACCTACATCGCCGAGGTCGCGCCGACCCGCTACCGGGGCCGGCTGGCCTCCTTCCAGCAGGCCGCGATCGTCCTCGGCATCGCGATCTCGCAGCTGGTCAACTGGGTCCTGGCGGACGCCGCCGGCGGCGACACCCGCGGCCGGCTCCTCGGTCTGGAGGCCTGGCAGTGGATGCTCGGCATCTGCGTCGTGCCGGCCGCCGTCTACTTCGTGCTCGCCTCGATGATCCCCGAGTCCCCGCGCTACCTGATCTCGGCCGGCCGGCTGGACGAGGCGCGCACGGTGCTCACCGAGGTCGAGGGCGAGGGCTCCGACACCGACGCGCGGATCGCCGAGATCCAGGGCCTGATCGCCTCCGACCACCGGCCGCGCTTCGGCGACCTGCTCGGCGGCCGGTTCGGCCTGCTGCCGATCGTCTGGGTCGGCATCGGCCTCTCGGTCTTCCAGCAGCTGGTCGGCATCAACGTGATCTTCTACTACTCGTCGATCCTCTGGCAGTCCGTCGGCATCGACCAGAGCAACTCGCTGCTGATCAGCTTCATCGGCTCGGTCATCAACATCCTCGGCACCGTGGTCGCGATCCTGCTGGTGGACCGGATCGGCCGCAAGCCGCTGGCCCTGATCGGCTCGGCCGGGATGGCCGTCGCGCTGGCCGCCTGCGGCTGGGCGTTCTCCTCGGCCACCGGCACCGGCGACGACGTCGCCCTGCCCGACCTCCAGGGCACCGTCGCGCTGATCTCCGCCAACGCCTTCGTGCTCTTCTTCGCGATGTCCTGGGGCGTGGTGGTCTGGGTGATGCTCGGCGAGATGTTCCCCAACCGGATCCGGGCCGCCGCGCTCTCCGTCGCCGCCTCGGCGCAGTGGATCGCCAACTGGGCGATCACCGTGTCGTTCCCCTCGCTCTCGCGCTGGAACCTGTCGGCGACCTACCTGGTCTACGCGGGCTTCGCGGCCCTGTCGCTGGTCTTCGTGGCGAAGTACATGAAGGAGACCAAGGGCGTCCGCCTGGAGGACATGGGCTGA